The following nucleotide sequence is from Nitrospira sp..
TCATTGGGTTTTTGCGGGAGGCGGAGGCCGGGGTCGCGGTCAAAGATCTGTGTCGACAACATGGAGTCTCCGAAGCCAGCTACCGCCTCTGGCGGAGCAAGTTCGGCGGCATGACCGTGCCAGACGCCAAGCGGCTGAAGGCCCTGGAGAAGGAGAATACCCGGCTGAAGAAGTTACTGGCGGAGGCGCTGCTGGGGCAGGTGTCAAGGGTCACCCAACAAAATCGGCATCGCTGTGGCGGTTGAGGTACTCCGACTCGCCCGTGAGCGGAGGCACGTGACGCCTCGTGCGCTGCTTCACTATGCCCGCCTTGCCGAGTTGAATGTGTGATGCGTCCCTATCTGGAGGCGCTGGCATGACGGCCCGTCACCCATCCAATCTGCCCGCTTCTATTCACCAGCGGCTGCTCAACCTCCAGCAAAATGTCTCCTGGATGCACCGGCCGTATGCCATTCTTCACCATGACATTACTCCTTTAGTGAGAATCCGTGATCTCGACATTGTGGGCCCCATTAGTTATCCATCTGAAACAAATGCCCCATTGGTCGTTGATGCTGATGCTGGGCTGCCCCGTACGATCACCTTTCAGTTTCTCCAATCGATTTCCTGGAGGCGCCCGTTTTGTCGGCGAACTTCAGAGACCAGACATGAGGCTGGCGTGCCAAAAGTACGGCGGGCCGTAGCGGGCAAAGCGGGATGTCGGAGTGAAACGGTCACGTTCGGACAAGCTTGATATGGCATTGACAGCATATGGCTTGCATGACATAGTATCGGGGTGAGTTGGATTGTTGAGATGAGTGATGAGTTTGAGCCAGAGTTCGACGCTCTCCTCGAAGACGTGCAAACGGAGCTATTGGCGTTGACCCGTCTCCTGCAGCAATTCGGCCCGCATTTGGGGCGACCACGCGTGGACACGCTGAACGCCTCACGCCACGCGAATATGAAGGAACTCCGGTTCAGCGCGGTTGGGGGCGAGTGGAGAGTCGCGTTCGCCTTTGACCCGAAGCGAAAGGGGATACTGCTGGTTGCAGGAGATAAATCAGGGGGCAGCGAAAAGCGGTTTTATCGCGAGCTGATCCGGAAGGCCGATGACCGTTTTGACGCGCATCTGGCGCGACTGAAGAAGGGAAGGGGGTAAGCATGGCCACGAACGTCGAGGACAAAATCAAGAAGTTGCGCCCTCTCCAGCGTAAGAAGGTTGAGACTCGCGCCGCTGAGCTGATTGCCGAGGAAATGACCTTGCGGGAACTGCGGCACGCGCGCAAGCTCACGCAGGTTCGAATGGCCAAGAAGCTTGGGATCACGCAGGATAGTGTGTCGCGCCTCGAACAGCGAAGCGATCTCCTCCTGTCCACGCTTAGAAAGACCATCGAAGCCATGGGCGGGAACCTGTCTCTTGTGGCCCAATTCCCCGACCGTGAGCCGGTGAGGCTGTCCGGTATCGCCGAAGATAATTCAGAGTCGAAGCCCACAAGCCGACGGCACGCGCTGGCGTAAATCGTCGGCTGCTGAGTGCTCGTGCCTGTGAAGCTCCCCCGCCTATCTGCTGTAATACTACATTGGTGTGGCACAGTTCCGCAGAGTTCTCATCTCACCGATTCATTCTACTGTCACAGAAGAGACGGAGCATAGTGCCGATTCTCATTACCGACGTATTCCGAATTTTGTGCGAGTATATTTCGTCACCAAGAAACTCGACGAATTCGTAGACGACCACATTCGCAAGGGTAAACTCACCGTCCACTCAACACGACTCTTGCGCTGGATTCCGCCAATGCTGAGCCAGAATTTGCGCGGTCAAATGGACGGATGCGCGAGATAGAACGGTTGGCTCCCAGAGGGGGCTCCGGAAATTCGGACAGTGTGATCAGTGGTAGCCTGGCTTCAGCAAAGCCACCGCGAGGTGGCGACACAAAGGAGCGAGGTAATGAAGAGGACGAGACGGAACCACGGAGCGACCTTTAAGGCCCAGGTGGCCTTGGCCGCAGTCAAAGGTGACAAGACGGTGGCTGCATATTCCGCTGAATCCGGCCGCCGATTCCGAGCGAATCCGGCCACCCCTCGGAGCCCCGCGACGCAGGGCCTCAGTGCTCGGTCTTGAGTGGCCGACTTCCGTCCGATTTTGCCAGCCGTTTGCGCATCGATTCTCCCTTGAGCGTGATCTTATAGGCATTGTGCACGAGCCGGTCAAGAATGGCATCGGCGAGCGTCGGCTCCCCGATCGCCGCATGCCAGTGATCGATTGGGAGTTGACTGGCTATGATAGTGGCCCGCCGTCCATGCCGATCGTCGAGGAGTTCCAACAGATCGCGGCGATGCTCGTCGGTTAAGGGAGCCAAGCCCCAATCATCCAGGACCACGAGGTCGGTCTTGGCGAGACTCCGGAGCACGCGCCCATAGCGGCCATCGCCTTTGGCGATCGCGAGTTCCCGGAAGAACCGCGGGAGTCGCAGATACAAGGCGGAGCAGCCCAGCCGACAGGCCATCTGGGCCAGCGCACTGGCCAGGTACGTCTTGCCCGCACCCGTGGGGCCCACGATCAACACATTGTCGTGACTGCGAATCCACTGGCCGGTCGCCAGTGCGGTGATCACCGTTTTGTCGAGGCCACGCGGGTGGCGATAATCGAGATCTTCCAACGTGGCGCTGCCGGGGAGCCGGGCCTGAGCGAGGCGGCGGGTCAGACGGCGATTCTCTTGCATCGTCCGCTCCCGATCGACTAACAACCCCAGCCGTTCCTCGAAGCTCAGCCGCTGCACGTCGGGCATCTCCAGTTGTTCCGTCAGGGCGGTGGCCATGCCGGTGAGCTTCAGGGCCTCCAGTGTCGCGAGTGTGAGATGGCGTAACATCAGACTCCTCCTTCGTGGTGTTGGTAATAGGTGGTGCCGCGGAGATGGTCGTGTGCAATTGGGAGGGGGACCGTCGGAACCGGCTCGGGGAGCGGCTGCTGATCGAGTCCGGTCTTGAGGATCGACTGGACACTCTTGTAGGCGATGGCGTCAATCGCCTGGGCGCGGCGACACGCGGCCTCCACCCGCGCTGGGCCGTAGAGGCGTTCCAGCCGCAAGACCCCGAGGCACGAGCGATAGCCTTGTTCGGGATGCCGGCGGCGGGTCAAGAGCGTATTCACCACCGCCGCCGTGGCGGGCCCAATGGTCTCCGCCCACTGAATCAGCCGTGACGGCGACCACTGAAATATCTTGTTGAGAGTGGGCCCCCTGCATGGACTACAGTCACAAGCCATCACCAGGAGGGATCCCATGCGATTGATCACGACGAAGGAACTGAGAACGCTGAGCATCGCCACACGACATCATCACCTCATCAACAGTCGGCTGGCGATCTTGCGCTATGCCGACGAATATGGGTTCAAAGGTGCCGCCCGGCGGTTCGGCTTGGATCGCAAGACGGTGAGAACGTGGCACCGTCGTTGGGT
It contains:
- a CDS encoding type II toxin-antitoxin system RelE/ParE family toxin; translation: MSWIVEMSDEFEPEFDALLEDVQTELLALTRLLQQFGPHLGRPRVDTLNASRHANMKELRFSAVGGEWRVAFAFDPKRKGILLVAGDKSGGSEKRFYRELIRKADDRFDAHLARLKKGRG
- a CDS encoding helix-turn-helix transcriptional regulator, with the translated sequence MATNVEDKIKKLRPLQRKKVETRAAELIAEEMTLRELRHARKLTQVRMAKKLGITQDSVSRLEQRSDLLLSTLRKTIEAMGGNLSLVAQFPDREPVRLSGIAEDNSESKPTSRRHALA
- a CDS encoding ATP-binding protein, giving the protein MLRHLTLATLEALKLTGMATALTEQLEMPDVQRLSFEERLGLLVDRERTMQENRRLTRRLAQARLPGSATLEDLDYRHPRGLDKTVITALATGQWIRSHDNVLIVGPTGAGKTYLASALAQMACRLGCSALYLRLPRFFRELAIAKGDGRYGRVLRSLAKTDLVVLDDWGLAPLTDEHRRDLLELLDDRHGRRATIIASQLPIDHWHAAIGEPTLADAILDRLVHNAYKITLKGESMRKRLAKSDGSRPLKTEH